The following coding sequences are from one Diospyros lotus cultivar Yz01 chromosome 7, ASM1463336v1, whole genome shotgun sequence window:
- the LOC127805819 gene encoding calreticulin-3-like encodes MAEPILRPTAACSKRSVALLLLTLHFSLLLHSSLAEIIFEEHFEDGWQSRWVKSDWKRSEGKAGSWKHAAGKWSGDPDNKGIQTSSDAKHFAISAKIPEFSNKNRTLVLQYSIRFEQEIECGGGYIKLLSGFVNQKKFGGDSPYSVMFGPDLCGSHTKKLHVILSYQGQNYPIKKDLQCETDKLTHFYTFILRPDTTYSVLVDNRERDSGSMYTDWDILPPRKIKDINAKKPADWDDREYIEDPNDAKPEGYDSIPKEIPDPKAKKPDSWDEDEDGIWKPPKVPNPAYKGPWKRKKIKNPNYKGKWKTPWIDNPEFEDDPDLYVMKPIKYVGIEVWQVKAGSVFDNILICDDPEYAKQVVEEVFANREAEKEAFEEAEKVRKAQEEEEARRAREEGEKRRRERGYDRRYRDREHYKDRYRRRDRYMDDYHDEL; translated from the exons ATGGCGGAACCAATTCTCCGACCGACCGCGGCTTGTTCCAAGCGATCAGTGGCCTTGCTGCTTCTCACTCTCCACTTCTCACTTCTGCTTCACTCATCCCTCGCCGAAATCATCTTTGAAGAGCATTTTGAAG ATGGGTGGCAGAGCAGGTGGGTTAAATCAGATTGGAAAAGGAGTGAGGGGAAAGCAGGTTCCTGGAAGCATGCTGCCGGGAAATGGTCTGGGGACCCCGATAATAAGG GTATTCAAACTTCTTCGGATGCAAAGCACTTTGCCATATCTGCAAAGATCCCAGAGTTCAGCAATAAAAATAGAACACTGGTTCTTCAGTATTCAATAAGGTTTGAGCAAGAGATTGAATGTGGTGGTGGTTATATTAAACTACTCTCTGGATTTGTAAATCAAAAGAAGTTTGGTGGAGACAGTCCTTATAG TGTAATGTTTGGACCAGATCTCTGTGGCTCACATACGAAGAAGCTACATGTTATACTCTCCTATCAGGGCCAGAATTACCCCATCAAGAAAGATCTGCAATGTGAGACGGACAAGTTAACTCATTTTTACACATTTATTCTTAGACCCGACACAACGTATAGCGTCTTGGTTGACAATAGAGAAAGAGATTCTGGAAGCATGTATACAGACTGGGATATCCTTCCTCCTCGGAAAATAAAGGACATAAATGCAAAAAAG CCTGCAGATTGGGATGATAGAGAATATATAGAGGATCCTAATGATGCTAAACCTGAg GGCTATGATTCAATCCCAAAGGAAATTCCTGACCCTAAAGCTAAGAAG ccTGATAGCTGGGATGAAGATGAGGATGGGATATGGAAGCCACCAAAGGTTCCAAATCCAGCATATAAGGGGCCATGGAAACGCAAG aaaataaagaatCCTAACTATAAGGGGAAATGGAAGACTCCATGGATTGATAACCCAG AATTTGAAGATGACCCAGACCTTTATGTTATGAAGCCAATAAAATATGTGGGCATTGAAGTTTGGCAG GTGAAGGCTGGTTCAGTTTTCGACAACATTTTAATTTGTGATGATCCAGAATATGCAAAACAAGTTGTGGAGGAAGTGTTTGCGAATAGAGAG GCTGAGAAGGAGGCATTTGAAGAAGCAGAAAAAGTGAGGAAAGCACAGGAGGAAGAG GAAGCTCGAAGAGCAAGAGAGGAAGGTGAAAAGAGGAGAAGGGAGAGGGGTTATGATCGAAGATACAGAGATAGGGAGCATTATAAAGACAGATACAGAAGG CGTGATCGTTACATGGATGACTATCAT GACGAGCTCTGA